DNA from Magnolia sinica isolate HGM2019 chromosome 19, MsV1, whole genome shotgun sequence:
tttcctcgaaaatacctctgtggggcccaccgataacGACAGTGAAGAGGTGCGAAAGTTTTTGCACATCcgcaaaaatttgaattttcaggcggttgtggcccaccatcttcatcatatggtagatctgaaccgtccatcatgtagagcactcaaaaacgtcctaagggacggtgtttctttaaaaattgagcgaggaaagtggtGAGTTTTGAGACATtgaaacttggctgcgaaaagttgCACTTCATTTTCTGCTGCGATTctgccaccgactccagccttcCAGTAGTTATAAAAGGAGGTTGTAAACATGAGAGAGGGTGAGGAGATGATCTAGGGTAACCGTGGAGGCACCTtgcgagcttggacgtgggaagaaatagagagagagagagagggtgaacgGCCATCAGCGTAgagtttcccttttccttttcctctttaatttctttccttcttttgatgtttaagagactttagttgatcatGTTTATTGTTggttgaacctcttagctagggctaagagatgaagcttgtagcgtgattaggatggttgttttgctttaattcatgttttatgaattctcttggattttagtttgattatgaatgtatacttttagtttttaatagtttgttgtgacttaaattacaatggatctgcgatagctttaagtatgtttttcattattgagattgtgaaattagtaagacccgttgttcaccatcgtcccatgggcatggtagggtgacgaaaCCCTtcataactttcacaattctcttatgattggccgtgagattagtaaatcgctGTTGttgccatcgtctcttgggcatggttaggtgacgggatcactttcaaatcttcaccaatcttatctgttgatgattagatccataagaagttcagagatctgacaaatcttttcttaccagctggataagataggactctgattccagctgtgtccttgaattatgcaaggtagcttcctaattgctacaagtagatccttagaACCCTAGctctcacctttatttttattagtttttaattaatttattttacaattattcatcaaattacactcgatttagatttcatctcattctagttctagctctagttagtttcaaattacgtacagatatcagtcccttaggatttgacctcggtctcaccgagtttattactacatcacaaccctgcacttagggagtgaacaatcCTGTCAAATCCACACATTCTCAGGCACTTTTCCATTTAACGGGGctaatggagacctgtttatcagatacactgccgtgtgcattgcttctccccagaatgtcttgggcaacttcgcatggaaTAACacgcatctgattctctcaacaatggtatgattcattcgctcagctacaccattatgctggggggggTCTTGAGAACCGTCTATTCATGCCGTACACCCAAGGACTTgcagtactcatgaaagtcgccaatgtattcaccaccattgtcagtgcggatgcacttcaatgatctacctgtctctctctcaaccataacatgaaacaatttaaacacaccaaagacttcGTCCTTGGATTTTAAAGCATACACCCAAACTCTCCTAGATGTATCCtttataaaagtgataaaatacaatgccccacctaaggtttttgtcctcatcgaactacaaacatcagaataaaccaaatctaatgcatgcactttattaacatgagaagcagttttaataaatgaaactctatgctgtttccctgataaacaatcaatacaagtTTTGAGAAGTATACCTGTCACGTTTGAAAGGAGTCGCTTCTTTGCTAATacttgaagccctttttcactcatgtggcctagacgcttatgccacatgtcaatagctaaatCTTTCACTGCGTTCAACTcacccttgcacatactgacacttgccttgtaaagggtgcaacacttctttcctctgactgcgatcaatgaacccttgatgagctttcatcgcccaccagcaaaccggctttcatagccatcatcatccaacctttccatcgacatcaagttgaggcaaatgtctgggatatgcctcacatccctgagaaccaatggcagcccacatcggtcttcacacaaatatcaccgactcttacgatcttcgatacgccagaatttcctatcttcacggtcccatagtcacctgacttgtagcttgtgaagaagtacATGCATAGAGTCGCATGAaatgaggctcccgagtctatcacccagtcggtgtcctgactcttAGCCGTAAGACATatatcgtgatctgctgaaagaataactacaacgttgccttctgaagcgaccgcagtggaatttgattcatcttccttctccttacatttttctttcttgtcgttcttcttaccatgacattcatgcttgtagtggccctgtTTGCTACAATTCTAGCAATCAACATCCTTTCtattactcgacttgcctcttaatttatctcAGGTCTTCTCGCCCTtcatgttctttcctctcccccattcctgtgtcacaagggcctcttgctgaatAGACTCCTGAGACTTCCTCATTGTcttctcattgaagagacagccaGTAACctattccatggatatctttccgttTAGCgtagagttacttagagacaccactaatgtctcccaactgttaggcatgaactaagcaatagcaaagcctacaattcatcatccaggaccatcttcatagtggagagctggttcactatattgttgacctcattcatgtgctcggccacagaaccaccatctttgaacttgagattcacaagtcgtcttataagaaagattttattaccgactgtcttcctctcatacagcccttccgATTTCAGCCATAAGCTAGCGGCTAAGGTTTCCgtaaacacatggtggaatacggaatcatccaaccattgtctaataaaccccaccacctttcggttcatcttcttccaatcatcattaggcatatccttggattttgttgatatgcctaaaattggagaatataggtccttgcaataaagcaagtcctctatctaagccttccatatggtccagttagaaccgttgaggctgatcatccttgatgaagcaccttccataattcaaaatcgatcctacctgttcaatgaacttagctctgagaCCACTTTGTTGGGTgtcttgcacaaaaccttaggatctagcctcccaaagcAAGCCAGAATTATGGAACAAtaatgcaatgaaataaatcaaagcataaaccacacaacacaagagaattttacgtgaaaaaacctcaaagaggtaaaaaccacaggacctcgtttaaatcaacaatccactatgaagtagaacgttataaccttcttcactcacgcaggagtagataaacaataagagaaacaaagaaaacagagagatctcaccgattacgaggacgtagaaaaccctcaaagaagtaaaaaccacaggacctcgtttaaatcaacaatccactatgaagtaaaacgttacaaccttcttcactcgcgcaagagtggataaacaataagagaaacaaagaaaacagagagatctcaccaattacaAGGACATGGAAGTGTtaagatatggtagatcacctctacgagcatagcctcccttccacaagcttcctctctctctttctctctctctctctcacacctttgataatcctaagccctcctagaaaacctttaggaaactTTAGAATACCCTAGAATACACCCCAATCTCGCAtatacccctttatataagaatagaaagaggtagagtcaaaataggaaacaatttcCGCAGAATATGTATTTCTGCAATCGCATCTacgtaactcttcgatgatatcgaaggtatctcgatgacaaccttcgatatcatctaaggtccttcgataatatcgaaaataggaccaaaactgtccagcgaccaggggtgtTTAATTccgacaattatcgatgtcatcgaacagccttcgatgacagccttcgatatcatcgaaagtccttcgatgatatcgaaataggACAAAAACCGTTCAGCGACCAGCGGTGAAAAATccgacaattatcgatgatattgaaactggttcgatttcattgaatccagcaatgaggagaaaatccccatcagctatgagataaagggattaattcaccatgttctatcaattcgagcttttaatgcaagtggttaattgtcctccgATTGGCACTGTAAACCTAAAATAGCAAGGGCCAGATGATCCAACAATCCCAACTGTCAACTTAATCAGTGTCTTCTAATAAATCTAGAATACAAAGAAATCAAGACTCACCTTCATGAAAATGGCTTCCCCACTAGGGACACTAACAAACATGTCTCCCCCAACATGCTCCACACCTGGAAAACATCAATAGAAGGAATATAATAACAGCAGTAGTAAGaacaataataacaacaataataaatttacagtgatctctctctctctctctctctctctctctctctctctctctcttcctgtgtTGCACATGCCATACCCCCCCTAATAACAACAACGAGCACAGTCATACGCcctaacaacaacaataacaacaatagcaataataataataagcaataatcattttttttactaacatcaacaaaaataaaagattaTGCTAGAGAATCTTATTGTTAATGTGTTTGTAGATGTGGGATCCATGGTTTGGTGAGACGGTTGCAAGTGGCTTTTGCTGTGGATCATACTCGAAAAGCATCCTAAATCAGGCAACCCTAACCTTTCAATTGTTGGCATTCAAATATAGGATCTAGAATACTGAAACCAACtatccacattcaatggaaaGTAAGCTGCAAATTGAAAGGCTAGGATCTTCAGATTTGGGAGATTTAAGaacatggtccatccatcatAAGGGCTATTTAGATCAATGGATGATATTAGTCATTATtattaataatgataatgatagtaACACATACAGACTCACCAGGAGAATCTGGCGCATCTGCAACTGCATGAGGCAAATCAAAATTAGTTCCTTTGATTTGGGGATGCTTGGAGATGATCATGTTGAGGGAGGCCCCAACACCTCCTCCCACATCAACCAACTCCTTTAGTCCTTGAAACCCTTTATATGTCTCCAAAATCTTCTTCATGATTAAGGTGGAGTGATCTGACATAGCTCTGTTGAAAACCTTATTTAATGTGGGATCTATGCCAAGGTACTCAAACTTGGACATTCCATGGGCCTTGTTGAAAGGTTCTCCCCCTTCAAGAACCACATCTTTCAGGTGGCACCTAATACAGAAGCAAAAGATCAGATAAAATCGTATAAATGTTCAACACAttgaattttcattctttttatcatTGTTAGGGAGAAATGGTTACATGTACTGAGATTTTGTAAGACCCACAAACGATATCAGATAAAATGGTATAAACGTCCACAGCGATTTTACATTCGTTGATGTAGAGAAATGGTTACATGTACTGAGACTTTTTAGGGCCCGCAAGGCTCTTGGATGAAATGATGTTTAcccaacataaaaataaaaattaggctAATGTAATCATAAGTTAGTGCTCACTTgggggtgtttggattgtaagttactttacataagctacttatgcctcaaagTACTTagcttggtttctacttattcaatgGATCGATATGAttagtaaacaacatacttatcagccaaaaagttaaaaaatagATTTAGTTTCCAACACCACATGAGTACTTATTCCTCAAGTTTGTTTATTCCAACCTTAATATATATCCTCCATCCATAATGTGGGCCCAACCTTTCATGTGTACCGTTCATTATATTGGGCTCACCTTGGCCCTATCGTCAATGTGAACTGCCCAACTGTgaggcctaccttcaatgtggataaTCCCCCTTTGATGTGGCTAtgccacgtggggtccaccttggatgtgggccattcatcttgtgggcccacctttaatgtggaccatccatcatcagTGCCCAGTTTTGAAGTGAGTCGTCTTTTATGCAAGGTCCtaccttagatgtgggtcattcatcattagcgGCCGACCTTCGATATGATATGCcctcatgtggggctcaccttgatatgggtcatctatcatgtggggcacacctttaatattcactgcccatcatgtgaagcctacatttgatgtggaccatccatcatgtggggcccatcttggacgtgaaccattcatcatagacacctttgatgtgaactacacattatgtggggcccaccttgatgtgggtcatccatcatctaGAGCCCataatcaaaataaattgtccatcatgtggggcacaccttcaatgtccagtgcccatcatgtggagcccaccttcaatgtccagtgcccatcatgtggagcccaccattgatgtggactgtccatcacgtgggtcccaccttcaaggTTGGCCGTCgatcatgcagggcccacattgcccaccttggatgtgggtcattcatgaTTAAGGGCTgacttttgatgtggattgtaTTATGTGGGGCTACCttggatgtaggtcatccatGATTAGGGGCCGACTTTTGATGTGGACGGTCCattattatgtggggcccacctttaatgttatTGTCCGTCACAAGGGACTATTTtactcatgtggaacccaccttcaaCGTGGGTTGTCCATCGTGTGGGGCAGtctttggatgtgggccatttatTGTTAGGGCCATACCGTGTGGACAATCCATTATTTGGGCTCATGGCATGGACAGTATAGCGTGGATAATGATCACAACCGTCAAATATTTATAACTTTATGTTGAGGGGTTGGGTGGggcattcaatatatatatatatacatcacagtgccaCTGATCCACCTTCTaccaaatacatacatatataactATAATGACTTTGGACCACCATCTTACAATGGAAGGGAAGATGAATCGTACCAGCTTTCAATCGGGACACTGTCATTCATCAGCACCATAGGTGCCAGGGAGACACCGTCTTGATTTGGGACGAGGAATTTACAGACAGGTGCCAAACCGTAGCGTCGCCCGACTTGACCATCGTCTAATGTAACAAGGGAGCATGTAAGGACACAGCTGCTAGCCAAGAGCCGAAGGACACGATCGAGCATTATCGGAGCCTCTGGATTCTGTGTGGGGAGGTGAGCAGCGACCTCGGATGGGGAAAGATGTGCCCCTGGGCCTGCTTTGGCTATGATCTCTAACACACCCAGCTCTATCGCTGCTTTCAAGGCCATGGTTAGGACCGGACCGCTTGCAAGCTGCATGGCGAATAGCCATTGCTCGTCTTCTTCGGACGTTATGGGTTGTTGGATGAAAGTGGAAGTCATGGCTGTTGTTTGTGGTGTGTGTGGAAGGAGATTGTGAGTCGACTGAAATAGGACTATGGTGCAACTAAGTCAATTTTAAGATAGTATATGAGGGCGGCTTGGATCACACCCCAACCACGTTGGGGACCACTTTGGAAGAAATGGACAAATGAACAAAGACgtttcaaaaaaacaaaatctttcttcttcttccattccttttttttttttttttttttaaaaaaatcattttaggagggAAGAGTCAAATCTCTCTGCTTTTTGGAACAAAACAACCGTAATATCACGAGATAGGAACAGGcaagggctctgaggggccactgtgatgcatgagttttatccacactgtccattcatttttcaatatcattttagcatacaagcccaaaaatcagtTAGATTCAATGCTTAAGTGCACCACACGGATAGGAttaaacacttaccattgaaaatttcttgggggccacagaagctttggattaaactgatatttgtttttcccttcatcaagatctatatgaccttatcagcagtttggatggcaattaaccatcacagtaggccctacaACAATTTCAATGGTCATTATCATTaacaccgctgcttcctgtgtggtccacttgaacattttatctgcctaatttttggatttgcagcataaaatgatatggaaaaatagatgcacggtgtggataagactcatacatcacggtggcccctcggaGCCACCGTCCGTTCCAATCCAAGGACAGGTGGGGTACCTAGTACCCCATTCGCGTTCGTGATTTTCCATCCTCTCCATTCAACGTGCACACGTGCCTAGTGACATGCTTGGTAGACGTCTGAAAATGATTTCATCATATTTTAATTAATCATAATTATTTACTAGAGatcatgatataatatataattatagTTTAGTCAGTCGTAATTACGTAGTAAAGGTTATCATCTCCAGTTAAATTAAATGAAATGGTCAAACAAAAATACAGGTGATGTgctttttaaataataataataattgtgtggcaatttaaaaatcaaatggacggtcACAGGTTTGTCCACGGACCGGCTTCTAGGGCCAGGACACAAATCGAATATACCATGACCATTCGGCTTTTCATAGAGCGGGCCGGCATTCCAGATCCCATACTGGCTTCCGGGCTCTGGGGACCCGCCGTGGATCACTGACtgaagggcccactgtgatgtatgaagcTTACATCCACGCCATACACCCGTATTTACagttcattttatgtcatgatgccaaaaatgaagtagatccaaatatcaggtggaccacaccacaggaaacagagctgattcaccattaaaaataatttgtgggccccaaaagttttggatcaagatgatatttatgtggttcCTGCatctaagtctttgtgaccttatcaacaggttggatagaaaataaactttTCAGTTgtcaccaagaagtttttaatggtgggtatttaatcaccactatttcctgtgctgtagtccacctaagatttggatctatttcattttaggaatcatgccctaaaatgagctttcaaaactgatggatggcgtgcATATAAGGCACTATGATGCCtcatagtcagggatccaccgaagccgcacaCCTGGCTTCCACCCTTGGAATCACACGTGTCATGGAGCCGACCATTTATGAGGTATGTTTACACTAGGAAAGTTAAATTTTGATATAGGACAGGTGAAGGATGACTCATTGGTGGGCCCGGATGAGAAAAATGTACCTGACCGGACAAAAATGACCCAAACGCATGATATTCTTTGTGACTGCTGTCAATTTCCAACCACTTAATTGTTTCACATGTATAATATACTGCTGGAAGACTGTTGACCAACTCTCCACCCAACCAgcaaaaaaatttaattattttaacagaaaacttattatttttaataagttttattttattttattactatTTTTAACTTATTAAAAGTCAAGTTGATGTGCAAAGTCGTTATATATGTGTAGTCACCTAAAGGTTGTTTATCAGTTTTGATagaattaaatatatattttttaaaataatttttattattttgaaaaagtaTCTTATTTTGAATCAAATTAAGAAtttaggacttttttttttttacttatacaAGAACATTAAATGGTTGTACTTAGCATTTCATTTAATAACATcaatttttctcttattttttagagatttttctaTCCTTGTAAAT
Protein-coding regions in this window:
- the LOC131235354 gene encoding caffeic acid 3-O-methyltransferase-like, with the protein product MTSTFIQQPITSEEDEQWLFAMQLASGPVLTMALKAAIELGVLEIIAKAGPGAHLSPSEVAAHLPTQNPEAPIMLDRVLRLLASSCVLTCSLVTLDDGQVGRRYGLAPVCKFLVPNQDGVSLAPMVLMNDSVPIESWCHLKDVVLEGGEPFNKAHGMSKFEYLGIDPTLNKVFNRAMSDHSTLIMKKILETYKGFQGLKELVDVGGGVGASLNMIISKHPQIKGTNFDLPHAVADAPDSPGVEHVGGDMFVSVPSGEAIFMKWILHNWNDDQCLKLLKNCYKALPNSGKVIIIESILPVALETNMAANSVIKLDLIMLVNFSGGKERTANEFEALAKGAGFTGFRMLCCAYNNWVMEFYK